In Oryza sativa Japonica Group chromosome 2, ASM3414082v1, the following are encoded in one genomic region:
- the LOC4330846 gene encoding uncharacterized protein: protein MGYTKEQLLARLQELNIEFSCYDHPVVLTVEEQAKHVGHLGGALSKNLLLKDKKHRLYVVSALAGTKVDMKILSQRLGLGKGGLRMAPEENLLEVLQVPLGCVTPFALLNESASAVSLLLDQGFKSKQSCYFHPLTNDVTIALSSSNLDKFLMSIGRQPAYVDLEASPVVGKDNPPDLADFVPSGVPNSAEPIEKVTPTNVPRQNDVPKEKTCLPEVKAKPKVQNKGAEKTQSKIPTNGANVEKFVNDVFDIMSPLFLSEVSKKLNVKQEELSSIFDGFKEQATIDLESVTTSLKNAAYTAGFEAGFETMLNSGLKGQASRK, encoded by the exons ATGGGGTACACCAAGGAGCAGCTCCTCGCGCGACTCCAG GAGCTCAACATTGAATTCTCGTGCTACGATCACCCGGTTGTGTTGACGGTGGAGGAACAG GCCAAACATGTTGGGCATTTAGGAGGTGCTTTGAGTAAAAATTTGCTACTGAAG GACAAAAAGCATAGGCTGTACGTTGTTTCTGCCCTTGCTGGCACCAAAGTTGACATGAAAA TTTTATCACAGCGTCTTGGTTTGGGAAAAGGTGGTCTGCGGATGGCTCCTGAGGAAAATTTGCTTGAAGTGCTTCAG GTACCCTTAGGCTGTGTTACTCCATTTGCACTACTTAATGAGTCTGCAAG TGCTGTCTCACTACTACTGGACCAAGGTTTCAAGTCAAAACAGAGCTGCTACTTCCATCCACTGACAAATGATGTGACAATCG CTCTCAGCTCAAGCAATCTGGACAAGTTTCTCATGTCCATTGGGAGGCAACCAGCTTATGTAGACTTAGAG GCTTCACCAGTTGTAGGCAAGGATAATCCTCCTGATCTAGCAGATTTTGTACCATCAGGTGTCCCAAATTCTGCAGAACCAATTGAGAAGGTCACACCTACAAATGTTCCTCGTCAAAATGATGTGCCCAAAGAGAAAACATGTCTTCCTG AAGTGAAGGCTAAGCCTAAAGTTCAGAACAAGGGTGCAGAAAAGACGCAGAGCAAGATACCTACAAACGGAGCTAATGTTGAGAAATTTGTAAATGATGTATTTGACATCATGTCCCCGTTGTTCCTTTCTGAG GTATCAAAGAAACTGAATGTTAAGCAGGAAGAACTTTCTTCTATATTTGATGGCTTTAAAGAACAAGCCACTATTGATTTGGAGAGTGTAACG ACGAGTCTGAAGAATGCAGCATACACCGCTGGATTTGAGGCTGGCTTCGAGACTATGCTCAATTCAGGTTTAAAAGGACAGGCTTCTCGGAAGTAA
- the LOC107278246 gene encoding ethylene-responsive transcription factor ERF014, producing MVKSGQEAAPGSGGNAAAAAARQGGGGGGRGRQYKGVRMRSWGSWVSEIRAPNQKTRIWLGSYSTAEAAARAYDAALLCLKGSAADLNFPVHLPFHIPAAAMSPKSIQRVAAAAAANATSPLQHHSGAPSFATATGGYNPAAAPTTPPCSYGDMSSCSAVSSPETANYYGADHDMVAREDDVDYAALADIDAFFQSPKCMDYSMMDPCSTFFSPAPESLAAEWEDEGEISLWSFSSLN from the coding sequence atgGTGAAGAGTgggcaggaggcggcgccggggagcggcggcaatgcggcggcggctgcggcgaggcagggcggaggaggaggagggagagggaggcagTACAAGGGGGTGAGGATGCGGAGCTGGGGGTCGTGGGTGTCGGAGATCAGGGCGCCCAACCAGAAGACGCGGATATGGCTCGGGTCCTACTCCaccgccgaggcggcggcgcgcgcctacGACGCCGCGCTGCTCTGCCTCAAGGgctccgccgccgacctcaACTTCCCGGTGCACCTCCCCTTCcacatccccgccgccgcgatgtCCCCCAAGTCCATccagcgcgtcgccgccgccgccgccgccaatgccACCAGCCCCCTCCAGCACCACAGCGGCGCCCCCtccttcgccaccgccaccggcggcTACAACCCCGCGGCCGCGcccaccacgccgccgtgcAGCTACGGCGACATGTCGTCGTGCTCGGCCGTCAGCTCGCCGGAGACCGCCAACTACTACGGCGCCGACCACGACATGGTGGCGCGCGAGGACGACGTGGACTacgccgcgctcgccgacaTCGACGCCTTCTTCCAGTCGCCCAAGTGCATGGACTACTCCATGATGGACCCATGCAGCACGTTcttctcgccggcgccggagtccCTCGCCGCCGAGTGGGAGGACGAAGGTGAGATCAGCCTCTGGAGCTTCTCCTCCCTCAACTGA